AGCAGGGCGATGGAGGCGGCGAGCAGGGCAGGGCGGGCAAACGTGTGCGGAAGCGACATTGCGAGGTCCGTGCGGGCGTGAATCGCGCAAGTCTAGCAAGGCACGTGGTCGCGGCACGTAGGGCGTTCGGCCGGCCGCGCAGCCCGCATCCCGAACGGTGCGGGCCTGCTCTTCGTCGGTGGGCGGAAAAGTCGTCCGGCGCAGCCGGGAGCCGGAGCGCGGCTGGGCGCCGATAGGACGCGTGGGGCCGATGCAACGAAAAAGCCCGGCATCGCTGCCGGGCTTCTTCATCCTTCATGCCGCCTGGATCACCAGATCACGACCTGCTGATCGCCGGTGCGCACCATCGGGTCGCCGGGCTTGCACGAGAACGCGGCCGCAAAAGCGGGCAGGTTCGACGGCGCGCCGATCGCGCGGAAGTTCGCCGGCGCATGCGAGTCGGTCTTCAGGCGCACGTCGAGCTCCTGCGGGGTGAAGTTGCGGCGCCACACCGTGGCCCAGTTGAGGAAGAAGCGCTGGTCGCGGCTGAGGCCGTCGGTCATCGGGTCGGGCGTGTCGCCCGCCGCCTTCCTCATCGCGTCATAGGCCGTGGCCAGGCCACCGAGGTCGGCGATGTTCTCGCCCAGGGTCAGCTTGCCGTCGACATGCTTGCCCGGCGCCGCCTCGTAGGCATTGAACTGGGAGGTCAGCAGGTCGGTGCGGCTGCTGAAGCCGGTCGCATCGGCCTGGGTCCACCAGTTCTCGAACTTGCCGGTGGGGCCGAAGCGGCTGCCCTGGTCGTCGTAGCCGTGGGTCATCTCGTGCCCGATCACCGCGCCGATGCCGCCGTAGTTCATCTCGTCCGGAGCATTGGGATCGAAGAACGGCGGCTGCAGGATCGCGGCCGGGAACACGATCTCGTTCTGCAGCGGGTTGTAGTAGGCGTTGACCGTCTGCGGCGTCATGCCCCACTCGGTCTTGTCCACGGGCTGGCCGATCTTCGACAGCATCCACTTGTAGTTGAACTGGGTCGCCGCGAGCACGTTGCCGATGTAGCTGTCACGCGAGGTGGTGAGACCGTCCCATTCGCGCCACTTTTCGGGGTAGCCGATCTTCGGCGTGAACGAGGCCCATTTCTCCATCGCCTTGGCCTTGGTCTCGTCGCTCATCCAGTCGAGATTCTCGATCCGGACCTTGAGCGCTTCACTGAGGTTCTCGACCAGCGTTTCCATGCGCGCCTTGGACTCTGCCGGGAAGGCGACCTGCACGTACAGCTGGCCCAGCGTCTCGCCGACCTGGTTGTTGATGGTGTCGAGCACGCGCTTGCCGCGCTCCTTGAGTTCCTTCTGGCCGCGCAGCTTGTTGCCGTAGAAGTCGAAGTTCTCCTGCACGAACTCGTCGCCGAGATACGGCGCCGCGCCGTCGACGAGGTGGTAGCGCAGGTAGCTCTGCCAGTCGGCGACCGGCGTATCGCCGAGCATCGCGCTGAACTCCTTGTGGAACTCCGGAATCGCCAGCGAGAACTTCTCCGGCGCCGGGATGCCCTGCGATTCGAAGAACGTCGTCCACTTGAAGTTCGGTGTGAGCGCGTCGGCCTCGGCCGGCGTCACCGGGTTGTAGAACAGCTTCACATCGCGCGACATCTCGACGCTGGATTTGGACTTGCTTGCCAGCCGCGTCTCGAAGGCCAGCACCGACTTGGCCTGCTTGGCCGCTTCGGCCGCCGGCACGCCGGACAGCTCGAGCATCCTGGCGATGTGGGCGACGTACTGGTCGCGCACTTCGGCCTTGTCGGCATCGGTGTAGTACGTGCTGTCGGGCAGGCCGAGGCCGCCCTGCATCACGTAGGCGATGTTCATCGTGGGCGCATCGAAATCCGCCTCGGGACCGAAGCCGAACAGGCCGCCTTCGCCGCGCGCGTAGGTCTGGCGCAGGTACTCGGCCACGGCAGGGCCGTCGGTCAGCGCGTCGATCTCCGCCAGCCGCGACTTCAGCGGTTCGATGCCCTGGGCATTGATCTTCTCGGCGTCCATGCCGGTGGCCCAGAAGTCACCGACGAT
The genomic region above belongs to Luteimonas chenhongjianii and contains:
- a CDS encoding M13 family metallopeptidase yields the protein MLLTCSIVLALSACSRGQDTPTATDAAPAGDADAAKLTLDESTLPGVNRFEIGDLDTSKNACTDFNGYVNGKWLAANTIPGDRSSWGAFEMLDERSTAIQRQLVEQAAADSKADGVEKIVGDFWATGMDAEKINAQGIEPLKSRLAEIDALTDGPAVAEYLRQTYARGEGGLFGFGPEADFDAPTMNIAYVMQGGLGLPDSTYYTDADKAEVRDQYVAHIARMLELSGVPAAEAAKQAKSVLAFETRLASKSKSSVEMSRDVKLFYNPVTPAEADALTPNFKWTTFFESQGIPAPEKFSLAIPEFHKEFSAMLGDTPVADWQSYLRYHLVDGAAPYLGDEFVQENFDFYGNKLRGQKELKERGKRVLDTINNQVGETLGQLYVQVAFPAESKARMETLVENLSEALKVRIENLDWMSDETKAKAMEKWASFTPKIGYPEKWREWDGLTTSRDSYIGNVLAATQFNYKWMLSKIGQPVDKTEWGMTPQTVNAYYNPLQNEIVFPAAILQPPFFDPNAPDEMNYGGIGAVIGHEMTHGYDDQGSRFGPTGKFENWWTQADATGFSSRTDLLTSQFNAYEAAPGKHVDGKLTLGENIADLGGLATAYDAMRKAAGDTPDPMTDGLSRDQRFFLNWATVWRRNFTPQELDVRLKTDSHAPANFRAIGAPSNLPAFAAAFSCKPGDPMVRTGDQQVVIW